The Polyodon spathula isolate WHYD16114869_AA chromosome 23, ASM1765450v1, whole genome shotgun sequence genome has a window encoding:
- the LOC121298473 gene encoding uncharacterized protein LOC121298473, translating into MLFEEDVVMCGKGVMCQWEAVGKRPDISQEGSKLEDASRRGGRGGKHRWHKRGRKVGRAPWQQQTPYNKHDRPSLRPFGRETLRPVNAQGNRAPGMRAPRNTNQFLMHEKYQLLHMRSDSVGTDSGSDCEVDFTDMDSYLGVLENARGALLDSPDLPLPSSVTFCPRQRPKRQEVNFFSFGDMIDQEESMQYFPSEDDVLQSEDFMQKDFIEFCNTIA; encoded by the coding sequence ATGCTTTTTGAAGAAGATGTGGTAATGTGCGGCAAAGGCGTGATGTGCCAGTGGGAGGCGGTCGGCAAGAGACCCGACATCAGCCAAGAAGGTTCGAAACTCGAGGATGCCTCAAGGAGAGGGGGCAGAGGTGGTAAGCACCGATGGCACAAGCGTGGGAGGAAGGTGGGCAGGGCACCCTGGCAGCAGCAGACTCCTTACAACAAGCACGATCGCCCAAGTTTACGTCCTTTTGGGAGAGAGACTCTGCGCCCTGTCAACGCGCAAGGGAACCGGGCGCCAGGTATGAGAGCCCCACGAAACACGAACCAGTTTCTGATGCACGAGAAGTACCAGCTGCTGCACATGCGTTCAGACTCAGTTGGCACAGACAGCGGGTCGGACTGTGAGGTGGACTTCACAGACATGGACTCCTACCTTGGCGTGCTCGAGAACGCCAGGGGGGCGCTGTTGGACAGCCCCGATCTGCCCCTACCATCCTCGGTGACGTTTTGCCCGAGGCAGCGTCCAAAGCGACAGGAAGTCAATTTCTTTAGCTTTGGTGACATGATTGATCAGGAAGAGAGCATGCAGTATTTTCCATCCGAAGACGACGTGTTGCAAAGTGAAGATTTCATGCAAAAGGACTTTATTGAATTCTGTAACACAATAGCTTAA